From the genome of Nicotiana sylvestris chromosome 2, ASM39365v2, whole genome shotgun sequence, one region includes:
- the LOC104231150 gene encoding uncharacterized protein, translated as MEKLLNPYDKEYMKMAMLKHEEIFREQVYELHRLYQTQKLLMKNISSSRQRVKDQVVNHHNNILDSNKKIRQCFDLEIRPNDQEHIAESVGQDNIIEDETELELTLGLSSYNRRRKIANSDSAPSFSSSNSTGSSSQIIKPSTSARNPRNDLNGHKWGLENLPVSNPSFQLGARQTNPNVEEQFRQDSLNNPPWLFQVLSLNMT; from the exons ATGGAGAAGCTTCTCAATCCATACGATAAGGAATACATGAAGATGGCCATGTTAAAGCACGAGGAAATCTTCAGAGAGCAG GTGTACGAACTTCATCGTCTATATCAAACCcagaagttactgatgaaaaacatTTCAAGTAGCCGGCAACGAGTGAAAGATCAAGTGGTAAACCATCATAataatattcttgattcaaaCAAGAAGATCCGTCAATGTTTTGACTTGGAAATAAGGCCAAATGATCAAGAGCATATTGCAGAATCAGTTGGTCAAGATAATATTATTGAAGATGAGACTGAACTCGAGTTAACTTTAGGCCTGTCAAGTTACAACCGCAGGAGAAAAATAGCTAATTCTGATTCTGCACCAagtttttcttcttctaattCCACGGGCTCTTCTAGCCAAATTATAAAGCCTTCAACTTCAGCAAGGAATCCAAGAAATGATCTAAATGGCCATAAATGGGGACTTGAGAATTTACCCGTCTCGAATCCGAGTTTCCAGCTTGGTGCAAGACAAACTAATCCAAATGTTGAAGAGCAATTTAGACAAGATTCATTGAATAATCCTCCTTGGCTTTTTCAAGTTTTGAGTTTGAATATGacttga
- the LOC104231149 gene encoding BTB/POZ domain-containing protein SR1IP1 yields MVDLDSEGTEQPSTVNNMSTKKKELLSTAMKRTSDWIFSQEIPSDVTVNAGGSAFSLHKFPLVSKSGYIRKIISESNDADVSIVEIPDIPGGSDAFELAAKFCYGINFEISTENIALLRCTAEYLEMTEDYAVGNLVGRTEAYLNEVALKSLAGAVSILHSSESLLPIAEKVKMVSRCIDTIAYIACKDNQFCTSGRAEAGTNGLNSSTFSNPKPMVDWWAEDLAVLRIDFFQRVLIAMMGRGFKQYALGPILMLYAQKSLRGLEIFGKGRKKIEPKQEHEKRVVLETIVSLLPREKNALSVSFLSMLLRAAIYLETTVACRLDLEKRMALQLGQAVLDDLLIPSYSFTGDTLFDVETVQRIIMNFLDNEMDGSRLGDEEYVSPSLSDMERVGKLMENYLAEIASDRNLSVSKFISLAEVIPEQAKITEDGMYRAIDIYLKAHPALSDMERKKVCGVMDCQKLSREACAHAAQNDRLPVQTVVQVLYYEQQRLREVMDGSQLVATEPPALIPSKTNQFSTDIRPISDEVSSLKRENQELKFELLKMKMRLKEIEKPSNKSATSSPLVITHPSADKPPLPRKPSNFISSVSKKLGKFIRADGLTANKGRNKPSKDRRHSIS; encoded by the exons ATGGTGGATCTTGATTCAGAGGGGACTGAACAACCCTCTACTGTTAACAATATGTCCACTAAAAAGAAGGAGCTTCTTTCCACTGCTATGAAGAGGACCTCTGATTG GATTTTCTCCCAAGAGATCCCAAGTGATGTAACTGTAAATGCAGGCGGATCCGCCTTTTCACTGCACAAG TTCCCTTTAGTTTCAAAGAGTGGCTACATAAGGAAGATTATCTCAGAATCCAATGATGCTGATGTTTCTATAGTCGAAATCCCTGATATACCCGGTGGATCAGATGCATTTGAACTTGCTGCAAAATtttgttatggaataaatttTGAGATAAGCACAGAAAACATTGCCTTGCTGAGATGCACAGCGGAATATCTTGAGATGACAGAAGACTATGCAGTTGGGAATTTGGTTGGAAGAACTGAGGCCTACTTAAACGAAGTAGCTCTTAAAAGCCTAGCTGGTGCAGTTTCAATTTTGCATTCTTCAGAAAGCCTTCTTCCCATTGCagagaaagtaaaaatggttAGTCGATGCATCGACACAATTGCATATATTGCATGCAAGGATAACCAATTCTGCACATCAGGTAGAGCAGAGGCTGGTACTAACGGATTGAATTCGTCCACGTTTTCAAACCCGAAGCCTATGGTTGATTGGTGGGCTGAGGATTTAGCTGTCCTTAGAATTGATTTTTTCCAAAGGGTTCTAATTGCAATGATGGGAAGAGGATTCAAGCAGTATGCACTTGGACCAATATTAATGCTATATGCACAGAAGTCTCTTCGAGGTTTG GAAATATTTGGAAAGGGAAGGAAAAAAATTGAGCCAAAACAAGAACATGAAAAGAGGGTTGTTTTAGAAACAATTGTTAGTCTTCTGCCAAGGGAGAAAAATGCATTGTCAGTTAGCTTTCTGTCAATGCTGCTCCGAGCTGCAATATATCTAGAAACCACAGTTGCTTGCAGGCTTGACTTGGAGAAGAGGATGGCATTGCAGCTTGGACAGGCTGTGTTAGATGATTTATTGATTCCTTCATATTCCTTCACAGGGGACACATTGTTTGATGTTGAAACCGTGCAGCGTATCATCATGAATTTCCTTGACAATGAAATGGATGGAAGTCGATTGGGAGATGAGGAGTATGTGTCTCCTTCATTAAGTGACATGGAGCGGGTTGGGAAACTTATGGAAAATTACCTTGCTGAAATAGCCTCAGACCGTAATCTATCCGTTTCAAAATTCATTAGTCTAGCTGAAGTCATCCCAGAGCAAGCAAAGATCACTGAAGATGGGATGTACAGGGCAattgatatttatttgaag GCACATCCAGCTCTAAGTGATATGGAAAGAAAAAAAGTTTGCGGTGTTATGGACTGTCAAAAGCTATCTAGAGAGGCTTGTGCTCATGCTGCTCAAAATGATAGGCTCCCTGTTCAGACAGTTGTGCAAGTACTTTACTACGAGCAGCAACGCCTTCGTGAGGTCATGGACGGGAGCCAACTTGTAGCAACTGAACCTCCAGCTCTAATTCCTTCTAAAACTAATCAGTTCTCCACTGATATCCGTCCTATTTCAGATGAGGTCTCTAGTCTAAAACGAGAAAATCAGGAGCTGAAATTTGAGTTGCTAAAGATGAAAATGAGGTTGAAAGaaattgaaaaaccttcaaacaaATCAGCTACTAGCAGCCCTTTGGTCATCACTCATCCATCTGCTGATAAACCTCCTTTGCCAAGAAAACCATCTAATTTCATAAGCTCAGTATCCAAAAAGCTTGGAAAATTTATTCGAGCAGATGGACTCACAGCCAACAAAGGCCGAAATAAACCAAGTAAAGACAGGCGTCATTCTATATCCTGA